In Trichocoleus desertorum NBK24, the following are encoded in one genomic region:
- a CDS encoding glucose-1-phosphate adenylyltransferase yields MKRVLSIILGGGAGTRLYPLTKPRAKPAVPLAGKYRLIDIPVSNCINSEIFKIYVLTQFNSASLNRHIARAYNFAGFTEGFVEVLAAQQTPENPNWFQGTADAVRQYMWLFEEWEVDEYLILSGDHLYRMDYRQFVQRHRDTGADITISVVPMDERRASDFGLMKIDDSGRVIDFSEKPKGDALKQMQVDTSILGLDAKQAQERPYIASMGIYVFKRDVLMNLLKQSPDRTDFGKEIIPACAADHNVQAYLFDDYWEDIGTIEAFYEANLSLTQQPQPRFSFYDEKAPIYTRARYLPPSKLLDCHVTESIIGEGCILKNCQIQHSVLGVRSRVESGCVIDNSLLMGADFYQPFAERNTNCETRTVPMGIGANTTIRRAIVDKNAHIGCDVQIINKDRVEEAEREDQGFYIRNGIIVIMKNAVIPDGTII; encoded by the coding sequence GTGAAAAGAGTATTATCGATTATCCTCGGTGGGGGAGCCGGAACCCGCCTATATCCACTAACTAAGCCCCGTGCAAAGCCTGCTGTGCCCCTGGCAGGCAAATATCGCTTAATCGACATTCCTGTTAGTAATTGCATTAATTCTGAAATATTCAAGATTTACGTTCTTACTCAGTTCAACTCAGCCTCCCTCAACCGCCACATTGCCCGCGCTTATAACTTTGCTGGCTTTACTGAAGGATTTGTTGAAGTACTAGCGGCTCAACAAACCCCCGAAAACCCCAACTGGTTTCAAGGTACGGCTGACGCAGTTCGTCAGTACATGTGGTTGTTCGAAGAGTGGGAGGTCGATGAGTACTTGATTCTCTCTGGTGATCACCTCTACCGCATGGACTACCGCCAGTTTGTGCAGCGCCACCGGGATACAGGAGCCGACATCACCATCTCAGTCGTGCCAATGGATGAGCGACGAGCGTCTGACTTCGGCTTGATGAAGATTGACGACTCTGGCCGAGTGATAGACTTCAGCGAGAAGCCCAAAGGTGACGCCCTGAAACAAATGCAGGTAGATACCAGCATTTTGGGATTGGATGCCAAGCAAGCTCAAGAGCGGCCTTATATTGCCTCTATGGGCATTTATGTCTTTAAGCGCGATGTCTTGATGAACCTGCTGAAGCAGTCACCTGATCGCACTGACTTCGGCAAGGAGATCATTCCCGCTTGCGCCGCTGACCACAACGTCCAGGCTTACTTGTTCGATGACTATTGGGAAGACATCGGAACAATTGAAGCTTTCTACGAAGCCAATTTGTCGCTAACCCAACAGCCACAGCCCCGCTTTAGCTTCTACGACGAGAAAGCACCGATTTACACCCGTGCCCGTTATTTGCCTCCTAGTAAGTTGCTCGATTGCCACGTCACCGAGTCAATCATTGGGGAAGGGTGCATTCTGAAAAATTGCCAGATTCAACACTCTGTCTTGGGTGTGCGATCGCGCGTAGAATCCGGATGCGTCATCGACAACTCCCTGTTAATGGGTGCTGACTTCTATCAACCCTTTGCTGAGCGCAATACCAACTGCGAAACTCGCACAGTACCAATGGGAATTGGAGCCAACACCACCATCCGACGAGCGATCGTGGACAAAAATGCCCATATCGGTTGTGATGTGCAAATCATCAACAAAGACCGAGTGGAAGAAGCGGAGCGCGAAGATCAAGGATTCTACATCCGCAACGGCATTATCGTGATCATGAAGAATGCCGTGATTCCGGATGGAACCATCATCTAG
- a CDS encoding C39 family peptidase has product MKLKILQNTVFKLQTAQASDLPADQKEEITAGQLLDLHSYKIEGKLIKVSFKNVEFKGRNTWYAFADHVRLVTSQEDVVATQQQLSPPTPGELPRQHRIKDFPYFAQTDNRYNPGGSCNVTSVAMCLSFFGAKPTREAQLEDEYYDFLIEQGRSRHDPYDLKWLVEQKGYKDDFRETASIQDVKKWIAQDKPVILHGYFTRFGHIIVVVGYNSEGFIVHDPYGEYWDSGYDMNTDWDKTKGKGLVYSYSLIERTCSPEGPGNMWCHFISK; this is encoded by the coding sequence ATGAAGCTCAAAATCCTGCAAAATACTGTTTTCAAATTACAAACTGCTCAGGCGTCCGATCTACCCGCTGACCAAAAAGAAGAAATCACCGCTGGCCAATTACTCGATCTACACTCCTACAAAATTGAAGGCAAGCTCATCAAAGTTTCCTTTAAAAATGTTGAGTTCAAAGGGCGCAATACTTGGTACGCCTTTGCCGATCATGTCCGCTTAGTGACTTCTCAAGAAGACGTGGTCGCTACGCAACAGCAGCTTTCACCCCCGACACCGGGCGAACTGCCCCGCCAACACCGCATTAAAGACTTTCCCTATTTCGCCCAAACTGATAATCGCTACAATCCAGGCGGCTCCTGCAATGTCACCAGCGTAGCAATGTGTCTCTCTTTCTTTGGTGCTAAACCCACTAGAGAAGCCCAACTCGAAGATGAGTACTACGATTTCTTGATCGAGCAAGGTCGCTCCAGGCATGATCCCTACGACTTGAAGTGGTTAGTGGAGCAAAAAGGCTATAAAGATGACTTCCGCGAAACTGCTTCGATTCAAGATGTGAAGAAGTGGATTGCTCAAGACAAACCCGTGATTTTGCATGGGTACTTCACTCGCTTTGGTCACATCATTGTTGTGGTGGGCTATAACTCCGAAGGTTTCATCGTCCACGATCCCTACGGTGAGTATTGGGATAGTGGCTACGACATGAATACTGATTGGGATAAAACTAAAGGCAAAGGCTTGGTTTATTCCTACAGCTTAATTGAGCGCACCTGCTCCCCCGAAGGCCCAGGCAACATGTGGTGCCACTTTATTTCTAAGTAG
- a CDS encoding glycoside hydrolase family 13 protein has protein sequence MQIYTPDWVKHAVFYQIFPDRFAKSHHPHKKLLKNASWEAWDEMPTLQGYKGGDLWGVIEKLDYLKDLGINAIYFTPIFQSASNHRYHTHDYYQVDPMLGGNTAFRDLLEAAHERDIRVVLDGVFNHASRGFFFFHDVLENGPHSPWVDWFKIHDWPVSPYNGEYPANYEGWDNNRALPVFNHDNPEVREYIMEVAEYWIKFGIDGWRLDVPFEVKAPGFWQEFRDRVKAINPEAYIVGEVWEDSREWLDGTQFDGVMNYLFAAPTIAFAAGDRVVMEQVQGRSYHPYPPLFAKEYAEKIQEVLALYPWEIQLTQLNLLASHDTARLLSIAGGDRASVELATILLMTYPGAPSIYYGDEVGLPGALDPDSRRAFPMEDKWERDVLNYHRYLIDLRNRYAALRTGAYQVLFAESTVYVFARVLGGEEVIVAVNVGTASGKAQINWEETGLRSRPSEILYGSAELEWDGANASQLNLTIPARTGCILTH, from the coding sequence ATGCAGATTTATACGCCAGACTGGGTCAAGCACGCAGTTTTCTACCAAATTTTCCCCGATCGCTTTGCCAAAAGCCACCATCCGCACAAAAAATTGTTAAAGAATGCCAGTTGGGAAGCCTGGGACGAGATGCCAACGCTACAAGGCTACAAAGGTGGCGACTTGTGGGGGGTAATAGAGAAGTTGGACTATCTCAAAGATCTGGGGATTAATGCTATCTACTTCACCCCGATTTTTCAATCTGCGAGTAACCACCGCTATCACACCCACGATTACTACCAAGTGGACCCAATGCTGGGGGGAAACACAGCTTTTCGCGATCTACTAGAAGCGGCTCACGAGCGCGATATTCGGGTGGTGCTAGATGGTGTGTTCAACCACGCGAGTCGAGGCTTTTTCTTCTTTCACGATGTGCTAGAAAACGGGCCGCATTCTCCTTGGGTGGATTGGTTCAAGATTCATGATTGGCCTGTGTCCCCCTATAACGGCGAGTACCCAGCGAACTACGAAGGCTGGGACAATAACCGAGCTTTGCCCGTGTTCAACCACGACAATCCAGAAGTACGGGAGTACATCATGGAGGTGGCGGAATATTGGATCAAATTCGGCATTGATGGTTGGCGCTTGGATGTGCCTTTTGAGGTGAAAGCGCCCGGATTTTGGCAAGAGTTTCGCGATCGCGTCAAAGCGATCAATCCAGAAGCCTACATTGTGGGAGAAGTCTGGGAAGATTCTCGCGAGTGGCTAGATGGTACGCAGTTCGATGGCGTGATGAATTATCTGTTTGCTGCCCCTACGATCGCATTTGCCGCAGGCGATCGCGTGGTGATGGAACAGGTGCAAGGCCGCTCCTATCATCCTTATCCACCGCTGTTTGCCAAGGAATACGCCGAGAAAATTCAGGAAGTGTTAGCGCTGTATCCTTGGGAAATTCAGTTGACTCAGTTGAATTTGTTGGCAAGTCACGATACGGCTCGTTTGCTCTCGATTGCGGGGGGCGATCGCGCCAGTGTAGAACTCGCCACCATTCTGCTGATGACTTATCCCGGTGCTCCTAGTATCTACTATGGTGATGAAGTGGGCTTGCCAGGGGCACTCGACCCGGATTCCCGACGAGCTTTCCCGATGGAAGACAAGTGGGAGCGGGATGTCCTCAACTACCACCGCTATCTGATTGATTTGCGGAACCGCTATGCTGCTTTGCGGACGGGCGCTTATCAGGTGTTGTTTGCCGAAAGCACTGTTTATGTGTTCGCCAGAGTTCTGGGTGGCGAAGAGGTGATTGTCGCTGTGAATGTGGGAACCGCTTCCGGAAAAGCCCAGATTAATTGGGAGGAGACAGGATTGCGATCGCGTCCTAGTGAGATCCTCTATGGCTCCGCCGAATTGGAATGGGATGGAGCGAATGCTTCACAACTGAACTTGACTATTCCCGCTCGAACAGGTTGTATTCTGACCCACTGA
- a CDS encoding GAF domain-containing protein has translation MKIIQERISSLAQFAEQLSTDQAATLKESLEELSILTKGISLSSNNDLDNNKDAQFLIGQSEKKLSKIFQASPIAISISTIAEGRFVDVNNSFVDLVGYSREELVNHTVLDLGIWPSAEDRKRLIELLNRQGLVRSLEAKYAKKSGEMRDALVSVDVLEINGERCVLAFLNDITERKQAETQLQQLYQQTQSQAQRERALNGFTQAVRSSLNIERIFAIASQEIGPMLQIDYVSILQYLPERQVWLNVAEYEQQPGLVPEGIGMEIPDANNPLADRLKQLEVVRIDNTQVLEDPINAGLAEEYPGAWLLIPLHCQGNLWGSLTLSQRNSPHTWQDSEVDLGCAIADQLALAIQQSELYQQVQQLNANLEQQVQERTAQLQQALSFEALLKRITDKVRDSLDESQILQTAVQELGLGLQVKRCETALHDLAQQTSTIAYEFTAIPHIYSGQVVPIAEYPQVYEQLLQGQGVQFCSLCSLTTCDPEAIFSCPINDDHDVLGSLHLCKPAQAWFDESEVRIVQQVANQCAIAMRQARLYQAAQAQVQALEALNQLKDDFLSTVSHELRTPVSNMKMAIQMLKIAPNMERRQRYLEILQMECAREIELINDLLDLQRLESQAYGIALEETILLSDWLPSVVEPFRSRIQERQQILHMDVPADLLPLISDHANLGRVLAELINNACKYTPAGHQIIVSASYEPESLAIAPTPQPAIAVSIRNQAEIPAAQLGRVFEKFYRVPHADPWQQGGTGLGLALVQKLVEQLQGVLQVESANGWTTFTVSLPTQPQTL, from the coding sequence ATGAAGATAATTCAGGAAAGAATTTCTTCTCTAGCCCAATTTGCTGAGCAACTCTCTACCGATCAAGCAGCTACTTTAAAGGAATCACTAGAGGAGCTTTCAATCCTCACAAAAGGGATTTCTCTCTCTTCAAATAATGACTTAGATAATAATAAAGACGCGCAATTCCTAATTGGTCAATCAGAGAAAAAGCTCTCGAAAATATTTCAGGCGAGTCCTATCGCAATTAGCATTTCTACCATCGCTGAGGGACGTTTTGTTGACGTAAACAATAGCTTTGTAGACTTGGTAGGCTACAGCCGTGAAGAACTGGTTAATCATACGGTTTTAGATCTGGGTATCTGGCCCAGTGCAGAAGATAGAAAAAGGCTAATCGAACTGCTAAACCGTCAAGGCTTGGTTCGCAGTTTGGAAGCTAAATATGCCAAGAAGTCGGGTGAGATGCGAGATGCTTTAGTCTCTGTAGATGTTTTGGAGATAAACGGGGAAAGATGTGTCCTTGCTTTCTTGAATGACATTACCGAGCGTAAACAAGCGGAAACACAACTCCAGCAGCTTTACCAACAAACACAGTCTCAGGCGCAACGGGAGCGAGCCTTAAATGGTTTTACCCAGGCGGTCCGCAGCTCTCTAAACATCGAGCGTATCTTTGCGATCGCATCCCAAGAAATTGGGCCAATGCTGCAAATTGATTACGTTTCGATCTTGCAGTATCTACCGGAGCGGCAAGTATGGCTGAATGTGGCGGAGTATGAGCAGCAACCTGGCTTGGTGCCGGAAGGCATTGGCATGGAAATTCCAGATGCTAACAATCCTTTAGCCGATCGCCTCAAGCAACTAGAAGTGGTGCGAATTGACAACACACAAGTACTGGAAGATCCGATCAATGCTGGTTTGGCAGAAGAGTATCCAGGTGCTTGGTTGCTGATTCCTCTACATTGTCAAGGAAATCTCTGGGGCAGCTTGACTTTATCGCAAAGAAACTCGCCTCACACTTGGCAAGACTCGGAAGTGGATTTGGGCTGTGCGATCGCAGACCAACTCGCCCTAGCCATTCAGCAGTCGGAACTTTACCAACAAGTGCAGCAACTGAATGCCAATCTAGAGCAACAGGTGCAAGAGCGTACTGCTCAACTGCAACAAGCTCTAAGCTTTGAAGCGTTGCTGAAACGCATCACTGACAAAGTGCGAGACAGCCTAGACGAAAGCCAAATTTTGCAGACTGCGGTGCAAGAACTCGGCTTAGGGTTACAGGTCAAGCGTTGTGAAACGGCTCTGCATGACTTAGCGCAACAAACTTCCACGATCGCCTATGAATTTACAGCGATTCCACATATTTACTCAGGGCAAGTGGTGCCGATCGCCGAGTATCCCCAGGTTTATGAGCAATTGCTGCAAGGTCAAGGCGTGCAATTTTGCTCCCTCTGCTCCCTAACTACTTGCGACCCAGAAGCGATCTTCAGTTGCCCGATCAACGATGATCATGATGTTTTAGGGAGTTTGCATTTGTGTAAACCTGCCCAAGCCTGGTTTGACGAGTCAGAAGTGCGGATTGTGCAGCAAGTGGCTAACCAATGCGCGATCGCCATGCGCCAAGCTCGGCTCTATCAGGCAGCCCAAGCCCAAGTCCAAGCCCTCGAAGCGTTGAATCAACTCAAGGATGACTTTTTGAGTACCGTTTCCCACGAACTGCGAACTCCCGTCTCCAACATGAAGATGGCGATCCAAATGCTGAAAATCGCGCCCAATATGGAACGGCGGCAGCGCTATCTAGAAATTTTGCAAATGGAATGTGCGCGGGAAATTGAGCTAATTAACGACCTGCTTGATCTACAGCGTTTAGAATCGCAAGCTTATGGCATCGCTTTAGAAGAAACAATTCTGCTCTCCGATTGGTTGCCTAGCGTAGTTGAACCGTTTCGCTCCCGCATCCAAGAACGCCAACAAATCCTCCACATGGATGTGCCTGCTGACCTGCTACCCCTGATTTCGGACCATGCCAACTTAGGGCGTGTCTTAGCCGAACTGATTAACAATGCTTGCAAGTACACGCCAGCAGGTCATCAAATTATTGTGAGTGCTAGTTATGAGCCTGAGTCTTTGGCGATCGCCCCCACTCCTCAACCCGCGATCGCCGTGAGCATTCGCAACCAAGCAGAAATTCCTGCGGCTCAATTAGGTCGAGTTTTTGAAAAGTTCTACCGAGTCCCCCACGCCGATCCTTGGCAGCAAGGCGGCACAGGCTTAGGACTGGCCCTAGTACAGAAGTTAGTTGAACAGTTACAGGGAGTATTGCAAGTGGAGAGCGCCAACGGCTGGACGACTTTTACCGTTTCCCTCCCCACTCAACCCCAAACTCTCTAA
- a CDS encoding fasciclin domain-containing protein, which translates to MADLLETATQAGSFTQLLSALEAANLNDTLKNPGPITVLAPTDEAFAKLPEGTIDGLLKEPLKLKRLLTYHVISGDVRSDDLAQIDEAPTMEGSIVAVEHENGLKVNDANVLKTDILADNGVIHVIDTVLMPTLAMVE; encoded by the coding sequence ATGGCTGACCTACTAGAAACTGCTACTCAGGCTGGCTCGTTTACTCAACTGCTGAGTGCGCTTGAAGCAGCCAATCTAAACGACACGCTGAAAAATCCTGGCCCCATAACGGTTTTGGCCCCCACCGATGAAGCCTTTGCCAAGCTACCAGAAGGCACCATTGATGGCTTGTTGAAAGAACCCCTAAAGCTAAAGCGGCTCTTGACTTACCACGTTATCTCTGGCGATGTGCGCTCCGATGATTTAGCTCAGATCGATGAAGCTCCTACGATGGAAGGCTCGATCGTGGCTGTAGAGCATGAGAATGGCTTGAAGGTGAATGATGCCAATGTGCTGAAAACCGATATCTTGGCTGATAACGGTGTGATTCATGTCATTGATACGGTCCTGATGCCCACTTTGGCGATGGTGGAGTAG